A portion of the Streptococcus urinalis 2285-97 genome contains these proteins:
- the rpoZ gene encoding DNA-directed RNA polymerase subunit omega: protein MMLKPSIDTLLDKVPSKYSLVILQAKRAHELEAGANPTQDFKSVKSTLRALEEIESGKVVIHPDPSAKRAAVKAKMQAEKVAKEEEERKIKEQIAKEKEEEGEKI from the coding sequence ATGATGTTAAAACCTTCAATTGATACTTTATTAGATAAAGTACCATCAAAATACTCACTCGTTATTCTACAAGCAAAACGTGCACATGAATTGGAAGCTGGAGCTAATCCAACTCAAGATTTTAAGTCTGTAAAATCAACACTCAGAGCTTTAGAAGAAATTGAGTCAGGCAAAGTTGTGATTCATCCAGATCCATCAGCAAAAAGAGCAGCTGTAAAAGCAAAAATGCAAGCTGAGAAAGTTGCTAAAGAAGAAGAAGAACGTAAAATTAAAGAGCAAATTGCTAAAGAAAAAGAAGAAGAAGGAGAAAAAATCTAA